The Bacteroidota bacterium genome includes the window AAGCTGCAGAATTGGCAGCGGAATGGCACGCAGGTACATACCGAAAAGGGCGATGGCGTCATCCGTCGTTCTTGCTCGAAGATGGAGACGCCCCTAAAATCCCAGTTATGGCACACGTCACAACGGTTGCGATAACGGTCCAGCGGGCAGGCTGGGATGAGGTGACGGTTGCAGCAGCCTTCTTGCATGATATCCTCGAGGACCCCAATCAACTGGGAGAAATCATGACCTTTGAAGCCCTCGAGGCACGGGTGGGACATGCTGTTGCCCATCGCGTCCGTGAAGTTTCAGAGGCTAAGAAGGATGCAAACGGCAAGAAGCAAATGTGGAAGGCTAGAAAGGTAGGCTACATAGAGGGGCTGAAAGTACACAGCATTGAGGCTTCAGCAATCAGCCTTGCCGACAAAATCCACAACCTCTGGTCGCTGAACGAATCCCTCGAGAAAGGCATCAACATTTTCTCATCAACCAAGAAGCGGCGTGGACTGAGCGCCGGGCCGGCTCCTCAACGATGGTTTTATAACGCGGTATACAAAGCAACCTTGCACCATCAGGACCGGCGCATTCAGGTGATGCAAGCCCGATTCAAACAAGAACTGGAACGGTTTGAGATGCTTACAGAACCGATGGTAGACACTGTTGAGTCCTCATAACGGCTACGCATACCGCGAGTGCTCGACCAGGATACAGCGATTCTTGATGTAGGGCAGTTCTGCAGCTGTTGCGAGGCGTTCCGCTTCCTGGCTCGAAACACCAATCTGGGTCCAGATCACAGGCTGTTCGTCGGTTTCCTCTATTCGCTTCACAACATCTTCCACCATCGCGGCAGTGTGTGCCGGCCGGCGAAATATGTTCACAATGTCAATCTTCGTGTCAGCAGGAATTTCCGACACTGCGGGATAACAGGGCCGGCCCAGTATTTCTTTGTGGCCCGGGTTTACCGGAATTACCTCGTAGCCGGCACTAATGAGATAGCGGGCAATTGAATTGCTCGTTCGGGCCGGATTGTTCGAGCACCCAACAACAGCAATGGTTTTTGCTTCCGCCAGAATTTCCTGAAATGATTGCACAGCCATTGGAATAATTGAAAGTGGACGTTGTCTATAAGATAACGCATCTGCAACATAGCCAGTAATGGGTTAAACCACCACCTGTTCTGTTACGCAATCCGCTGGTATATAAAAGAACATCAAGCCTCTATCAATCTCGAGCATGAAATACCTCCTGCTTCTTGCACTCGCCTTTCTGGGAGTTACACAAACCGCCTATGCCTGTTCATGCATCGCTCCTCCAGGCCCACTCGAAGCTATGTCGGAAGCTGATTTCGTATTTTCCGGCACGGTGGAAACGGTCATTCCAGTCGACAAGGAATATGGTAAAAATATTCTCGTAAAGCTGCGGGTGTTGTCGCAATGGAAAGGTGGCCTTAGCGAAGAGGTCTTTGTTGAAACGGCTGACAATTCTGCAGCTTGTGGCTATAATTTCGAACGCAAAAAATCATACCTCGTGTACGGTTCAGTCCATGAAGGGGTGATGACAACCAACATCTGCACCAGAACAACTTCGCTCGACAATGCAAGCGAAGATTTGCGCGCCCTTGGTGACGGCGAACAAACGACTTCGAAGCGGTCTCTTTGTGGCGGCCCAACCAATGCTGTGGTCATCCAAACGTTTATGTTTCTAATGATTGGCATGGCATGCTCGCGCAGGCGGCCCCGCTGGACCAGGCCGGCCCCCTATCTCCCAACTGATCAGCGGTAAAGCCCTCATGGCCAACCTTCTGATCGAAGCCAGTTGGACTACAGGAAAATAAGCTACGGGTTTAGAACATTTAAACCACCCAAACGTACGCTTTCGCCATTATTTACAGTAGTTTGACGACCTTTCAGTAGCGCATATGGCTGGCTATCCCTTTGCCGAAATCGAAAAGAAATGGCAGGTGTACTGGGAAGACAATAAAACCTTCCGAACACCTGACAACGTAGACACTTCCAAGCCGAAATTTTATGTCCTCGACATGTTTCCCTACCCATCTGGCGTAGGCCTTCATGTTGGACATCCCCTTGGATACATCGCTACTGATATTGTGGCGCGCTTCAAGCGCATGCAGGATGTGAATGTATTGCACCCCATGGGATTTGATGCCTTCGGTTTGCCGGCAGAGCAGTTTGCTGTTGAACACGGCGTACATCCACGCATCACAACCGAGCAGAATATTGCCAACATGGTGCGCCAGCTCAAACGGCTGGGCCTGAGCTACGACTGGGACCGTGCAGTTTCGACAACAGACGTCGACTATTACAAGTGGACCCAGTGGATTTTCCTCAAGCTATTCCATAGCTACTTCGACCCAGTCGAGCAAAAAGCTAAACCAATTACTGTGCTCAGCGAAAAGCTGGCTGCAGGTGAGTGGCTGATTGGCGAAGACAATGCACTAGTCACACCTGACACGGCCGGCGCGCGCGCATGGGACACCTTCTCTGAGCGCGAGCAAGAAGCCATCCTCTCCAATTTCCGGTTAGCGTTCCTTGCAGAGGTCCCGGTAAACTGGTGCCCCGGCCTCGGCACGGTGCTGGCAAATGAGGAAGTGACCAATGAAGGGCGCAGTGAGCGCGGCAACTACCCGGTATACAAGCGACCGCTGCGCCAATGGATGCTTCGCATCACAGCATACGCAGAGCGCTTACAGCACGAACTGGAGCATGTAGATTGGCCAGAGCCGATCAAAATCATGCAGCGCAACTGGATTGGCCGTAGTGAAGGCGCGCATATTGATTTTGAGATTGCAGACTGCGACAAACAATTGCGCGTGTTCACTACGCGCCCGGATACGCTTTTTGGCGCCACCTACATGGTACTGGCCCCCGAGCATCCCTATGTTGAAGAGATTTGCACAGAAGCCCAGCACGCTGAGATCAAGAAATATCAGTCGTGGGCAGAAGGTCGTTCGGAAATAGACCGCATGGCTGAAGGCAAGGAGAAGACCGGTGTGTTTACGGGCGCTTATGCCGTGAACCCAGCCAACGGCCAGCAAATTCCAATCTGGATTGCAGATTATGTATTGATGGGATATGGCACTGGAGCCATTATGGCTGTACCCGGACAGGATGAACGGGACTGGGCATTTGCAGAAGTATTTGACTTGCCCATTATCCGCACGGTTGAACCGCCGGCAAATTTTGACGGACAGGCTTTCACCGGCAATGGTCCTGCCATCAACAGCGGTTTCCTCAACGGCCTCCACATCAAGGAAGCTAAAGAGAAAATGATCAGCTGGTTGGAAGAAAAGCAGGTAGGCGCCGGCACCATCAACTACAAATTGCGCGACTGGCTGTTTAGCAGGCAGCGATACTGGGGTGAGCCATTTCCAGTGTTACACGGCAAAGACGGCGCTATACGAACGGTATCAGTTGACCAGTTGCCCGTCGAATTGCCTGCGATGGAGAATTTCTCGCCGTCGGCAAGCGATGACCCGGAAGCGCCTCCCAAACCGCCGCTCGGCCGCGCCGGCGAAGACTGGCGATTCACCGAAATTGACGGCACCCTGTACGAGCGCGAATTAAATACGATGCCGCAATGGGCAGGCTCCTGCTGGTATTACCTGCGGTTCATCGATCCTCAAAATAACGGGGCATTTGTTGACGCCGAACAAGAACAGTACTGGATGGGCGGCAAAGGCGTCGACCTCTATGTAGGTGGCGCTGAGCACGCCGTACTGCATCTGCTTTACGCCCGGTTTTGGCACAAGGTGCTTTTTGATCTCGGGTTTGTCTCTACACCGGAGCCTTTTGGCCGGCTGTTTAACCAGGGCTACATCCAGGCTTATGCCTACCGGGATGCACGAGGTATCGCGGTGTCAGCAGAAGAAACCGTTGACCAGGATGGCCGGCCGGCAACGGAAGTACAGGACCAACCCAATCGACAGTTCTCTTATAAAGGCGAACCCGTAACCCAGGAATACGGCAAAATGGGCAAGAGCCTGAAAAATGCTGTTAACCCGGATGACGTATGCGACGAGTACGGCTGCGATACGCTGCGCTTGTATGAAATGTATATGGGTCCACTCGAGGCTTCTAAACCCTGGAATACGCGCGATATCATTGGTGTGAACAGGTTCCTGCGCCGTATCTGGCGTAACTTCTACGACGATGATGCCGGGCAAAGCCGCGTTTCTGAAGCGGAGCCTTCACAAGAGCAACTGCGCAGCCTGCATGCTACCATCAAGCGCGTCAGCGAAGCCATGGAGCGGATGAGCTTCAACACATCCATTGCAGCGCTTATTGAACTGAACAAAGAATGGGTCGCACTCGATACCGTTCCGCGGGCATTGGCGGAACCGTTTCTGCTCATGCTTGCCCCGCTGGCACCGCATATTGCAGAAGAGTTATGGCATCAGATGGGGCATCAGGAAAGCCTTGCGTATGCAACGTGGCCACAAGCATTGGATGAGCATCTGAAACAGGATACAATAGAAATTGCGGTACAGGTTAACGGCAAAGTACGCGGTGCCATCCACGTTGCACCTGATGCAGCAAAAGAGCTGGTGCTCGAAACGGCCAAGGCTAACGAGAGCATCGTTCGACACATTGAAGGCAAAACCATGCGTCGGGAAATCTATGTGCCGGGCCGTATTGTTAACCTCGTTGTAAGCTAGTACGCAATCTCCCCTGTTACCATGACGCTCGACCTTCTTGCCTTTGCTGCACACCCGGACGACGTTGAACTCTGCGCCGGCGGCACCATGTGCCTGCTGGCAAAACAAGGATACAAGACGGGCATTGTAGACCTGACACGCGGCGAACTCGGCTCACGCGGCACTCCTGCCCTTCGGCAAGAGGAGGCTGCGGCAGCATCTGGTGTTATGGGCATCCAGGCACGAGACAATCTGGGCATGCCCGATGGAGACATCCAGAATACAGCATCGAACAGGCTGAAGCTGATCGGTGCCATTCGACAATACCGACCCCATATCGTATTCCTGAATCCGCTGATTGATAGGCACCCCGACCATGGCAATGCGGCCAACCTGGTTAAATCAGCGTTGTTTTATGCAGGACTGCGTAAAATCGAAACCCGAAACGCCGATGGTGACTTGCAAGACCCCTGGCGCCCTGACCATGTATTACACTATATGCAAAGCGCACCGTTTGAGCCTGATCTGATTGTAGATGTCTCGGATGTTTGGCCGCAGCGGATGGAAGCGATGTTGTCGTACAAGTCGCAATTTTTTAATCCCGACTACACGCCGACAGCAGATGAGCCGCAGACGTTCATTTCAAACCCAGACTACGTAAAATGGATTGAGGCCCGGGCCCGTACCTAT containing:
- a CDS encoding CoA-binding protein gives rise to the protein MAVQSFQEILAEAKTIAVVGCSNNPARTSNSIARYLISAGYEVIPVNPGHKEILGRPCYPAVSEIPADTKIDIVNIFRRPAHTAAMVEDVVKRIEETDEQPVIWTQIGVSSQEAERLATAAELPYIKNRCILVEHSRYA
- the leuS gene encoding leucine--tRNA ligase translates to MAGYPFAEIEKKWQVYWEDNKTFRTPDNVDTSKPKFYVLDMFPYPSGVGLHVGHPLGYIATDIVARFKRMQDVNVLHPMGFDAFGLPAEQFAVEHGVHPRITTEQNIANMVRQLKRLGLSYDWDRAVSTTDVDYYKWTQWIFLKLFHSYFDPVEQKAKPITVLSEKLAAGEWLIGEDNALVTPDTAGARAWDTFSEREQEAILSNFRLAFLAEVPVNWCPGLGTVLANEEVTNEGRSERGNYPVYKRPLRQWMLRITAYAERLQHELEHVDWPEPIKIMQRNWIGRSEGAHIDFEIADCDKQLRVFTTRPDTLFGATYMVLAPEHPYVEEICTEAQHAEIKKYQSWAEGRSEIDRMAEGKEKTGVFTGAYAVNPANGQQIPIWIADYVLMGYGTGAIMAVPGQDERDWAFAEVFDLPIIRTVEPPANFDGQAFTGNGPAINSGFLNGLHIKEAKEKMISWLEEKQVGAGTINYKLRDWLFSRQRYWGEPFPVLHGKDGAIRTVSVDQLPVELPAMENFSPSASDDPEAPPKPPLGRAGEDWRFTEIDGTLYERELNTMPQWAGSCWYYLRFIDPQNNGAFVDAEQEQYWMGGKGVDLYVGGAEHAVLHLLYARFWHKVLFDLGFVSTPEPFGRLFNQGYIQAYAYRDARGIAVSAEETVDQDGRPATEVQDQPNRQFSYKGEPVTQEYGKMGKSLKNAVNPDDVCDEYGCDTLRLYEMYMGPLEASKPWNTRDIIGVNRFLRRIWRNFYDDDAGQSRVSEAEPSQEQLRSLHATIKRVSEAMERMSFNTSIAALIELNKEWVALDTVPRALAEPFLLMLAPLAPHIAEELWHQMGHQESLAYATWPQALDEHLKQDTIEIAVQVNGKVRGAIHVAPDAAKELVLETAKANESIVRHIEGKTMRREIYVPGRIVNLVVS
- the bshB1 gene encoding bacillithiol biosynthesis deacetylase BshB1, which produces MTLDLLAFAAHPDDVELCAGGTMCLLAKQGYKTGIVDLTRGELGSRGTPALRQEEAAAASGVMGIQARDNLGMPDGDIQNTASNRLKLIGAIRQYRPHIVFLNPLIDRHPDHGNAANLVKSALFYAGLRKIETRNADGDLQDPWRPDHVLHYMQSAPFEPDLIVDVSDVWPQRMEAMLSYKSQFFNPDYTPTADEPQTFISNPDYVKWIEARARTYGYMIGATYGEPFQYAAGPIGVTDLFTTLSRKKAFK
- a CDS encoding HD domain-containing protein — protein: MTDNFFFSPLIEQAAELAAEWHAGTYRKGRWRHPSFLLEDGDAPKIPVMAHVTTVAITVQRAGWDEVTVAAAFLHDILEDPNQLGEIMTFEALEARVGHAVAHRVREVSEAKKDANGKKQMWKARKVGYIEGLKVHSIEASAISLADKIHNLWSLNESLEKGINIFSSTKKRRGLSAGPAPQRWFYNAVYKATLHHQDRRIQVMQARFKQELERFEMLTEPMVDTVESS